The following proteins are co-located in the Ficedula albicollis isolate OC2 chromosome 27, FicAlb1.5, whole genome shotgun sequence genome:
- the MSL1 gene encoding male-specific lethal 1 homolog, translating to MERRVQLVKKDSEREKHRIFQGFEVDEKLEAEACEKLPLECPQDLLEPPPTLQPKHFPYGRNGKGHKRKPTFGSTERKTPVKKLVSEFSKVKSKTPKHSPGKEESGGSLAETVCKRELRSQETPEKARSLLETPLRASALPKGPGTHPKEKGFVSEADDLPYLSTTEMYLCRWHQPPPSPLREPSPKKEETVAIPSWRDHVVEPLRDPNPSDLLENLDDSVFSKRHAKLELDEKRRKRWDIQRIREQRILQRLQLRMYKRKGIQESEPEVTSFFPEPDDVESLLITPYLPVVAFGRPLPKLTPQNFELPWLDERSRCRLEVQKKQTPHRTCRK from the exons ATGGAAAGGCGGGTGCAGCTGGTCAAGAAGGACAGTGAGCGGGAGAAGCACCGCATCTTCCAGGGCTTTGAGGTGGATGAGAAGCTGGAGGCAGAGGCATGTGAGAAGCTGCCtctggagtgtccccaggacctgctggagccGCCCCCGACCCTGCAGCCCAAGCACTTCCCCTACGGCAGGAATGGGAAGGGGCATAAAAG gaagCCAACGTTCGGGAGCACGGAGAGGAAGACGCCTGTTAAAAAACTAGTGTCAGAGTTCTCCAAAGTGAAGAGTAAAACTCCAAAGCACTCCCCGGGGAAGGAGGAATCGGGCGGCTCCTTGGCTGAAACTGTTTGTAAACGAGAACTGCGGAGCCAAGAGACTCCGGAAAAGGCCCGGTCACTCCTGGAGACCCCGCTGAGAGCATCAGCCCTGCCGAAGGGCCCCGGCACCCACCCCAAGGAGAAAGGCTTTGTCAGCGAGGCCGACGACCTGCCCTATCTCTCCACCACAGAAATGTACTTGTGCCGCTGGCACCAGCCGCCCCCGTCGCCGCTGAGAGAGCCTTCTCCCAAAAAGGAGGAGACTGTAGCAA TTCCATCTTGGAGGGACCATGTCGTGGAGCCCCTGAGAGATCCCAACCCCTCGGACCTCCTGGAG AACCTGGACGACAGTGTCTTTTCCAAACGGCACGcaaagctggagctggatgAGAAACGAAGAAAAAG GTGGGACATCCAGCGGATCAGGGAACAGAGAATCCTACAGCGGCTGCAGCTCCGAATGTACAAAAGGAAAGGGATTCAGGAGTCGGAACCTGAAGTTACCTCATTTTTCCCTGAGCCAGATGATG TGGAAAGTTTGCTCATCACCCCTTACCTGCCCGTCGTCGCCTTTGGCCGGCCCTTGCCCAAACTGACCCCACA gaACTTcgagctgccctggctggacGAGCGCAGCCGCTGCCGGCTGGAGGTGCAGAAGAAGCAGACGCCGCACCGGACCTGTCGGAAATaa